From one Planococcus citri chromosome 3, ihPlaCitr1.1, whole genome shotgun sequence genomic stretch:
- the LOC135841245 gene encoding maltase 2-like, with protein sequence MKLFAFFLFCLFCKSFAADLDRSWWKHTIIYEILPFSFKDSDGDGRGDIKGITSKLDHFVDLGIETIHLTPVYETSMRDMGYDITDYYKIDQRYGTMEDFDELMAEMKKRGLKLILDLVINHCGYKNEWFLKSIDKIDPYTDYYVWKDAKEIINGTPTPPNKWRNIFHYYDGSAWEWNEKRQQFYLHQFLPEQPDFNLGNENVKKELKKIITFWLDKGVAGFRLDAAPHFFEDKEFRDDSYDRQKDQPETMEFIHEFRLFLDDYSVKQGGFERIYVAEARGDLAIAAKYYGTKEYPLTHFPYGFILEFIDQPMRAFWFYWYIYVWMSYLQDGDVSAWMSQDHDGSRVGSRVVPEYSDIVTMLSMMLPGTVGVYYGQEIGMLNGFITPEQIRDYSGNDGRDPVRLLMQWDNSTSAGFSTNATTFLPSNSDYFIRNVEFQKKDEFSQYNMFKDLSALRKTDTLKVGQFNHLPYYHEDIYMLQRMHEGHEVVLVINPAQSLIHVNLTRLMRNPPNPVSVVTASTNAGYGRGLTLDHQSLDKFKFLPLSAVVFETKRPKNEKKSEEDGDL encoded by the exons atgaaactatTCGCATTTTTCTTGTTCTGTTTATTTTGCAAGAGTTTTGCAGCAGATTTAGACAGAAGTTGGTGGAAGCATACGATAATTTATGAAATACTTCCGTTTTCGTTTAAAGACAGCGATGGAGATGGACGTGGCGATATCAAAG gtattacgTCAAAATTAGACCACTTTGTTGATCTTGGCATAGAAACAATCCATCTTACTCCAGTATATGAAACATCAATGCGAGATATGGGATACGATATTACTGATTATTATAAGATTGATCAGAGATACGGTACCATGGAGGACTTTGACGAATTAAtggctgaaatgaaaaaaagag gtTTGAAACTAATATTAGATTTAGTAATTAATCACTGTGGTTACAAAAATGAATGGTTTTTAAAATCTATTGACAAAATCGACCCCTACACGGATTATTACGTTTGGAAAGATGCCAAAGAAATAATTAACGGCACACCGACACCTCCCAACAAATGG AGAAATATTTTCCATTACTACGATGGTTCTGCTTGGGAATGGAATGAAAAACGTCAGCAATTCTATCTTCATCAGTTTCTCCCAGAACAGCCAGATTTTAATTTAGGcaacgaaaatgtaaaaaaggaACTGAAA AAAATCATTACGTTCTGGTTGGATAAAGGTGTAGCTGGATTTAGGCTTGATGCTGCTCCCCATTTCTTTGAAGATAAAGAATTTAGAGACGACAGTTACGACAGACAAAAAGACCAACCAGAAACGATGGAATTTATCCACGAATTCAGATTGTTTTTAGACGATTACAGTGTTAAACAAGGAGGATTTGAAAG AATCTATGTAGCGGAAGCACGTGGTGATCTTGCAATTGCTGCAAAGTATTACGGTACTAAAGAGTATCCGTTGACTCATTTCCCGTATggtttcattttggaatttattgATCAGCCCATGCGCGCTTTTTGGTTTTACTGGTACATTTACGTATGGATGTCGTATTTACAGGATGGCGATGTATCAGCTTGGATG TCACAAGATCATGATGGTAGCAGAGTTGGGTCTCGGGTGGTTCCAGAGTATTCGGACATCGTTACAATGCTATCAATGATGCTACCTGGAACAGTGGGTGTATATTACGGACAAGAGATCGGCATGTTAAATGGTTTCATCACACCTGAACAAATTAGAGATTACTCCGGTAATGATGGACGAGATCCTGTCAGACTTTTAATGCAGTGGGACAATAGTACAAGTGCTG GATTTTCTACCAATGCCACAACATTTCTGCCATCAAATTCAGATTACTTCATAAGAAatgtcgagtttcaaaaaaaagatgaattcaGTCAATATAACATGTTTAAAGATCTGTCAGCACTTAGAAAAACAGACACTTTAAAAGTTGGACAATTCAACCATTTGCCCTATTATCATGAAGACATCTACATGTTACAAAG aatGCATGAAGGACACGAAGTAGTTCTGGTCATCAACCCTGCTCAATCCCTTATACATGTAAATTTAACTCGACTAATGCGTAACCCACCAAATCCAGTTTCAGTAGTGACTGCTAGTACAAATGCTGGATATGGCAGAGG